From a single Sulfolobus sp. E5-1-F genomic region:
- the cbsB gene encoding cytochrome b558/566 subunit B produces the protein MKMIDELKGNLNLFLILLGIFSFLQFSFKQAFMFPSILPLNISNTNLLLLIGNISFYFFFIFILIVSIILSFSYKSLIPLTVILFLSPFITLIPNYENSFWLYSLEIAILVLGLASTIEGLIKSSPLSILLIPTLILVNLGVYASILLNIFHHALFISYLTLYFISIAGYLAYVILWGKIKSLRNYVAISVGLLSIIPFILFENIISQNRYLEILMNMILPSMLGINLYNPYHITLLVIVLGLSIGGILIALIKGNISAGVGYFLIISTVFLGIDGFSLLIYMLTPIIGFLVITSGEIESKKRIIDIISPTRNG, from the coding sequence ATGAAAATGATAGATGAATTAAAAGGAAATTTAAACCTTTTTTTAATTCTACTTGGCATTTTCAGCTTTTTACAGTTTTCATTTAAACAAGCATTCATGTTTCCCTCAATACTCCCTCTTAATATCTCTAATACAAATTTACTACTTCTAATAGGGAATATATCGTTCTACTTCTTCTTCATATTTATATTGATAGTCAGTATAATCTTATCCTTTAGTTACAAATCGTTAATACCCCTTACAGTCATTCTCTTTCTCTCACCATTTATTACGTTAATACCTAACTATGAGAACTCTTTTTGGTTATATTCTCTTGAAATTGCAATTCTTGTTTTAGGATTAGCAAGCACTATTGAAGGCCTAATTAAATCCTCACCATTATCCATTCTTTTAATTCCTACATTAATCTTAGTAAATCTCGGAGTATATGCATCAATACTTCTTAACATTTTTCATCACGCGTTATTTATAAGCTACCTCACATTATACTTTATCTCGATTGCTGGATATTTGGCATATGTAATATTATGGGGCAAAATTAAATCCCTAAGAAATTATGTAGCAATATCAGTTGGACTCCTTTCCATTATACCGTTTATACTTTTTGAAAATATTATAAGTCAGAATAGGTACCTAGAAATTTTAATGAATATGATATTACCATCGATGTTAGGGATAAACTTGTACAATCCTTATCATATTACCCTCTTAGTAATCGTATTAGGTTTAAGTATAGGGGGAATTCTCATAGCTCTAATAAAGGGTAATATTAGTGCAGGGGTTGGATACTTTCTAATTATTTCTACTGTATTTCTTGGAATTGATGGTTTCTCGTTATTAATATACATGCTAACTCCGATAATAGGTTTTTTAGTAATTACATCCGGTGAAATTGAAAGTAAAAAACGTATAATTGATATCATAAGTCCAACGAGAAATGGATAA
- the cbsA gene encoding cytochrome b558/566 subunit A, translated as MSIKRRSKYTLSVLLLALFLGIIMGLANIPMAQTSPQIPVYKVAGSADLSNPGSASYWSQIPWINISLTANIPMAPTSGLTHYLLVKAVWNGSWIIILERWYAPEPAFGAWSAAAAGLYPLASGPSLFRLIMLTPGTTYTIEKNYTNCFAIVNGETIQGRLVLNYSGILLPTPNNTQITITSNGTIILWHSPDPMEDLLYTDGMFYGYYVNSTWYYPDRAAIMWYMGNVVPPTKDDMNMGGEYPNQTFDGVTFKDAGGSLAQPGGAANIWMWVSGATWNNITYDPAFKVNLWQNTSLTGLPYVDPGNHGFAVPLYTNNTNMYEVDTAGIWYAPVATSGLNGSLFFIWTGATYQDGYWTVEFARPLAVPSAYANWMPNITVGKTYYVAFAVWQGRLGETLFDKSITPNFLTLELVTTPPTSTTTSTTSVTSVSSTTTVTTITSISSATIYVTVVGIVIAIVALIILYVVFRR; from the coding sequence ATGAGCATTAAGAGAAGGTCAAAATATACATTAAGCGTTCTTTTGCTCGCTTTATTTTTAGGTATTATAATGGGATTAGCGAATATTCCAATGGCTCAAACTTCCCCCCAAATTCCCGTTTATAAGGTTGCTGGTAGTGCAGATTTGTCGAATCCTGGTTCTGCAAGTTATTGGAGCCAAATACCATGGATTAACATATCATTGACTGCTAATATACCAATGGCACCCACTTCTGGACTTACTCATTATCTCTTAGTTAAGGCAGTGTGGAACGGCTCTTGGATAATAATATTAGAAAGATGGTACGCCCCAGAACCCGCTTTCGGTGCTTGGTCAGCGGCTGCTGCAGGACTTTATCCTCTGGCATCTGGTCCAAGTTTATTTAGACTAATAATGCTTACACCTGGTACTACTTATACGATAGAAAAGAACTATACTAATTGTTTCGCTATAGTTAATGGAGAAACAATACAAGGGAGATTAGTACTAAACTACTCTGGAATCTTGTTACCAACTCCAAACAATACGCAAATCACTATAACGTCTAATGGTACAATAATATTATGGCACTCTCCAGATCCAATGGAGGATCTCTTGTACACTGATGGTATGTTCTACGGTTATTATGTTAATTCAACTTGGTATTATCCAGATAGAGCTGCTATAATGTGGTATATGGGTAACGTAGTACCGCCAACTAAAGATGATATGAATATGGGTGGTGAGTATCCTAATCAAACATTTGATGGTGTAACTTTTAAAGATGCTGGAGGTTCTTTAGCACAACCCGGTGGAGCTGCTAATATATGGATGTGGGTATCTGGAGCTACGTGGAATAATATAACTTATGACCCAGCATTTAAAGTGAACCTATGGCAGAATACATCATTAACCGGATTACCTTATGTAGACCCTGGCAATCATGGATTTGCAGTTCCATTATATACTAATAATACTAATATGTACGAAGTAGATACTGCTGGAATATGGTATGCACCAGTAGCAACAAGTGGGTTAAACGGATCTCTATTCTTTATATGGACTGGAGCAACGTATCAAGATGGTTATTGGACAGTAGAGTTCGCTAGACCCCTTGCAGTTCCTTCAGCTTATGCTAATTGGATGCCTAATATAACAGTTGGCAAAACCTATTACGTAGCGTTTGCAGTATGGCAAGGAAGGCTTGGTGAGACATTATTTGATAAGTCTATCACGCCTAACTTCCTTACATTAGAGTTAGTTACTACTCCACCTACTAGCACAACTACTAGCACAACATCAGTTACATCAGTTTCTAGCACGACCACTGTTACTACAATTACAAGTATATCTTCTGCAACAATATATGTGACAGTAGTCGGTATTGTAATAGCTATAGTAGCACTAATAATACTTTATGTGGTGTTTAGAAGATGA
- a CDS encoding alcohol dehydrogenase catalytic domain-containing protein, translating to MKALAFDKNGIENLKFTDYKDPEIGNHEVLIRVKLAGVNPVDYYTVERLKVNPLPHIPGVEFSGEVAKVGDHVKSVSVGDRVTIYGRIFDGTCDMCMAGYETVCRNGGRIGVDANGGWAEYIAVEEKYVFKLPNEYTWEMGSSLTVAALTAYHALKEAQLRPSQTLVIFGASGNTGMFLVQLGKRFGAKVIAVSRKSWLREYGADFVVDYNEVEEKVKEITNGKMADVVVNSLGEQLWDKSFSVVGVRGKLVTFGTLLGANVKVDIGQLYSKHISILGVNRGNRKDFVELLEICKDCKVKTWKVVRLEEGKEALKELFSKDRDGRIFLSP from the coding sequence ATGAAAGCTCTCGCATTCGATAAAAACGGAATAGAAAACCTAAAGTTTACAGATTACAAAGACCCAGAAATAGGCAATCATGAAGTATTAATAAGAGTAAAACTAGCTGGTGTAAATCCAGTTGATTATTATACTGTGGAGAGGCTAAAAGTGAATCCATTACCACATATACCGGGAGTTGAATTTAGCGGAGAAGTAGCTAAGGTTGGAGATCATGTTAAAAGTGTAAGTGTTGGAGATAGAGTTACGATTTATGGTAGAATATTTGACGGAACTTGTGACATGTGTATGGCTGGATATGAAACAGTTTGCAGAAATGGTGGAAGAATTGGAGTTGACGCTAATGGTGGATGGGCTGAATATATCGCAGTTGAAGAAAAATACGTGTTTAAGTTACCGAATGAGTATACGTGGGAAATGGGATCAAGTTTGACTGTAGCTGCTTTGACAGCTTACCACGCGTTAAAAGAAGCACAATTGAGGCCATCACAAACACTAGTTATATTTGGGGCATCTGGAAATACTGGGATGTTTCTGGTGCAATTAGGTAAGAGGTTTGGGGCAAAAGTAATAGCTGTATCAAGAAAAAGTTGGTTAAGGGAATATGGAGCTGATTTCGTAGTTGATTATAATGAAGTAGAGGAAAAGGTGAAGGAAATTACAAATGGTAAGATGGCTGACGTAGTTGTGAATTCCTTAGGAGAGCAACTTTGGGATAAGAGCTTCTCAGTTGTAGGTGTTAGGGGTAAGTTAGTTACCTTTGGAACGTTGCTAGGTGCAAATGTTAAAGTTGATATAGGCCAGTTATACAGTAAGCATATCAGCATTTTAGGTGTTAATAGGGGTAATAGGAAGGACTTTGTAGAGCTATTAGAAATATGTAAGGATTGTAAGGTAAAGACGTGGAAGGTAGTTAGGTTAGAGGAGGGAAAAGAGGCTTTAAAAGAGCTCTTCTCTAAAGATAGAGACGGCAGAATTTTCCTATCTCCTTAA